In the Fusobacterium perfoetens genome, one interval contains:
- the lpxC gene encoding UDP-3-O-acyl-N-acetylglucosamine deacetylase yields the protein MKRKTINQEIFYEGIGLHKGKNIKLHLIPAEKGGIIFRRTDLEEGKNEIALHIDNTFDLTRGTNLKNEFGAAVYTIEHFLSALYILEITDLVVELSDNELPICDGSSHTFIEEIEKVGIKELDEDVKEIEIKEPVYLAKGDKYVIALPYDGYKLTYTIKFDHTFLKSQMLETEINLENYKKEISFARTFGFDYEIEYLKKNNLALGGTLENAIVIKKDGVLNPDGLRYEDEFVRHKMLDIIGDLKVLNRPIKGHIIAIKAGHALDIEFANLIKNL from the coding sequence ATGAAAAGAAAAACTATAAATCAAGAGATTTTTTATGAGGGGATAGGTCTTCATAAAGGAAAAAATATAAAACTTCATCTAATTCCAGCTGAAAAAGGTGGAATAATATTTAGAAGAACAGATTTAGAAGAGGGAAAAAATGAAATAGCTCTTCACATTGATAATACTTTTGATTTAACAAGAGGAACAAATTTAAAAAATGAATTTGGAGCAGCAGTTTATACAATAGAACATTTTTTATCAGCTCTATATATTTTAGAAATAACAGATTTAGTTGTAGAATTAAGTGACAATGAACTACCTATTTGTGATGGAAGTTCTCATACTTTTATTGAAGAGATAGAAAAAGTGGGAATAAAAGAGCTAGATGAAGATGTAAAAGAGATAGAAATAAAAGAGCCAGTTTATCTTGCTAAAGGAGATAAATATGTAATCGCTCTTCCTTATGATGGATATAAATTAACTTATACAATAAAGTTTGACCATACATTTTTAAAATCTCAAATGTTAGAAACTGAGATTAATTTAGAGAATTATAAAAAAGAGATATCTTTTGCAAGAACTTTTGGATTTGATTACGAGATAGAGTATTTAAAGAAAAATAATCTGGCTTTAGGTGGAACTTTAGAAAATGCAATCGTTATTAAAAAAGATGGAGTATTAAATCCAGATGGATTAAGATATGAAGATGAATTTGTTAGACATAAAATGTTAGATATCATAGGAGATTTGAAAGTTTTAAATAGACCTATAAAGGGGCATATAATAGCAATAAAAGCTGGACATGCTCTTGATATAGAGTTTGCAAATTTGATAAAAAATTTATAA
- the fabZ gene encoding 3-hydroxyacyl-ACP dehydratase FabZ, translating to MLTVNEIMERIPHRYPFLLVDRIVDIDRENNKVIGLKNITINEACFQGHFPGHPILPGVLIVEGIAQALGVLVFELAGDDGKDKVPYFAALDEVKFKAPVKPGDQLIYEAQIIKQRRNIIKAEGVAKVDGKVVTEVKFTFSIMDK from the coding sequence ATGTTAACAGTTAATGAAATAATGGAAAGAATCCCACACAGATATCCTTTTTTGTTAGTAGATAGAATAGTAGATATCGATAGAGAAAATAATAAAGTAATAGGATTAAAAAATATAACAATAAATGAAGCTTGTTTCCAAGGTCATTTTCCAGGACATCCTATTCTTCCAGGAGTTTTAATAGTTGAAGGAATAGCACAAGCTTTAGGAGTTTTAGTTTTTGAATTAGCTGGAGATGACGGAAAAGATAAAGTTCCTTACTTCGCAGCTCTTGATGAAGTAAAATTTAAAGCTCCAGTAAAACCAGGAGACCAATTAATATATGAAGCACAAATTATAAAACAAAGAAGAAATATTATAAAAGCAGAAGGTGTAGCTAAAGTAGACGGGAAAGTAGTTACAGAGGTAAAATTTACTTTTAGCATAATGGATAAATAA
- the lpxA gene encoding acyl-ACP--UDP-N-acetylglucosamine O-acyltransferase: MTEIHSTSIIEEGAVIGENVKIGPFCIIGKDVKIGNNTTLQSHIVIEGITEIGENNTIYSFASIGKASQDLKYKGEPTKTIIGNNNTIREFVTIHRGTDDKWETRIGNNNLLMAYVHVAHDVIIGDNCIFSNAATLAGHVEIGNWVIVGGLTGVHQFCKIGDHAMIGGASAVTQDICPFILADGNKAIPVGLNNIGLRRRGFTDEELLDLKRAYKVLFRKGLPLKEALAQLEETYSESKNVMNLVNFISQSKRGIAK; the protein is encoded by the coding sequence GTGACTGAAATACACAGTACATCAATAATAGAAGAGGGAGCAGTTATAGGCGAAAATGTAAAAATAGGTCCTTTTTGCATAATAGGAAAAGATGTAAAAATAGGAAATAATACAACTTTACAATCTCATATAGTTATTGAAGGAATAACAGAGATAGGAGAAAATAATACTATTTATTCATTTGCTTCTATAGGAAAAGCTTCTCAAGATTTAAAGTATAAGGGAGAGCCTACAAAAACTATAATAGGAAATAATAATACAATTAGAGAATTTGTAACTATTCATAGAGGAACAGATGACAAATGGGAAACAAGAATAGGAAATAATAATCTTTTAATGGCTTATGTTCATGTGGCACATGATGTAATAATTGGAGATAATTGTATTTTTTCAAATGCTGCAACATTAGCAGGTCACGTAGAGATAGGAAACTGGGTAATAGTTGGAGGACTGACAGGTGTTCATCAATTTTGTAAAATTGGAGATCACGCAATGATCGGAGGAGCTTCAGCAGTTACACAAGATATATGTCCATTTATTTTAGCTGATGGAAATAAAGCAATTCCAGTGGGACTTAATAATATAGGATTAAGAAGAAGAGGATTTACAGACGAAGAACTTTTAGATTTAAAAAGAGCTTACAAAGTTTTATTTAGAAAAGGTCTACCTTTAAAAGAAGCTTTAGCACAGCTTGAAGAAACATATAGTGAAAGTAAAAATGTAATGAATCTTGTAAACTTTATATCTCAAAGTAAACGGGGGATTGCAAAATAA
- a CDS encoding LpxI family protein, whose protein sequence is MEKVGVIVGNGKLPYSIMKEIEKDKNIEFFPIGLFDTVVSEIKAHKNYKSFNIGQVGEITKYFIKSNIKKVIMLGKVEKEYVFKNVKFDKFGEKILDNLPDKKDETLLFGVIAFFKLNGISVIPQNFFLKKIMFEKKCYTKSMPSEEDLVTIKIGKEAAKALSEVDAGQTVVCKNSSVVALEGLEGTDKAILRGGELGGEGCIVVKMSRPQQDARVDIPTIGVETIKTLVKIKARGVVGEAKKMIFTDQEEAIKLADEHNIFIVGIK, encoded by the coding sequence ATGGAAAAAGTGGGAGTAATAGTTGGAAATGGGAAACTTCCCTATTCAATTATGAAAGAGATAGAAAAAGATAAAAATATAGAATTTTTTCCAATAGGTCTTTTTGATACAGTAGTCAGCGAGATAAAAGCTCATAAAAATTATAAAAGTTTTAATATTGGTCAGGTAGGAGAGATTACAAAATATTTTATCAAATCCAATATTAAAAAAGTTATTATGCTCGGAAAAGTAGAAAAAGAGTATGTTTTTAAAAATGTAAAATTTGACAAATTCGGAGAGAAAATTCTTGATAATCTTCCAGATAAAAAAGATGAAACTCTCCTTTTTGGAGTTATAGCATTTTTTAAATTAAATGGAATTTCTGTTATCCCACAAAATTTCTTTCTAAAAAAAATAATGTTTGAAAAAAAATGTTATACAAAATCTATGCCAAGTGAAGAGGATTTAGTCACAATAAAAATAGGAAAAGAGGCAGCAAAAGCTTTAAGTGAAGTGGATGCTGGTCAAACTGTTGTATGTAAAAATTCCTCTGTGGTAGCTTTGGAAGGTTTGGAAGGAACTGATAAAGCAATACTAAGAGGAGGAGAACTTGGTGGTGAAGGTTGTATAGTAGTAAAAATGTCAAGACCTCAACAAGATGCTAGGGTGGATATTCCTACAATTGGAGTAGAAACTATAAAAACTTTGGTAAAAATAAAAGCTCGTGGAGTGGTTGGGGAAGCTAAAAAAATGATATTTACAGATCAAGAGGAAGCTATAAAACTAGCAGATGAACACAATATATTTATTGTGGGAATAAAATAA
- the lpxB gene encoding lipid-A-disaccharide synthase has product MKIFVSTGEVSGDLHLSYLIKNMLEIDKNIEFYGVVGEHCKALGVESVFDIKELAIMGFLEALKKYSFLKKKAYEYIEFIREKNIEKVILVDYGGFNLEFLKLIKEMLPQVEVYYYIPPKLWIWGKRRIKKLRLADHIMVIFPWEVEFYKKYGIDVVYYGNPFIEKYPLVETEGDKILLLPGSRKQEVTSLLPVMLDLVENNKEENFLLKLPDKKTFKWVSYDLTKYKNLEISEESLEDVVKKSKIAVAASGTVTLELAIMGLPAVVVYKVTLLNYLIGKYILRLKYISLPNLTENKEVYPELIGKDCNEKNILSKIKYMLENINSIKNDIKEIREKLYGREITKNYGDYILKGKKYVQG; this is encoded by the coding sequence ATGAAAATATTTGTATCAACTGGAGAGGTATCTGGAGATTTACATCTTTCTTATTTAATAAAAAATATGTTGGAAATAGATAAAAATATAGAGTTTTATGGAGTAGTAGGAGAGCATTGTAAAGCTTTAGGTGTAGAATCTGTTTTTGATATAAAAGAGTTGGCAATAATGGGTTTTTTAGAAGCTTTAAAAAAATATAGCTTTCTAAAGAAAAAAGCCTATGAGTATATAGAATTTATCAGAGAAAAAAATATAGAAAAAGTGATACTTGTTGACTATGGAGGATTTAATTTAGAATTTCTAAAACTTATAAAAGAGATGCTCCCACAAGTAGAAGTTTATTATTATATTCCACCAAAACTTTGGATTTGGGGAAAAAGAAGAATAAAAAAATTAAGACTTGCCGACCATATTATGGTAATTTTTCCTTGGGAAGTGGAGTTTTATAAAAAATATGGGATAGATGTTGTCTATTACGGAAACCCATTTATAGAAAAATATCCCCTTGTAGAAACTGAAGGAGATAAGATACTTTTATTGCCCGGAAGTAGAAAACAAGAGGTTACATCACTTTTACCAGTGATGCTTGATTTGGTAGAAAATAATAAAGAAGAAAACTTTCTATTGAAACTACCTGATAAGAAAACTTTTAAATGGGTAAGTTATGATTTAACAAAATATAAAAATTTAGAAATTTCTGAAGAAAGTTTAGAAGACGTAGTAAAAAAATCAAAAATAGCTGTGGCAGCTTCAGGGACAGTTACTTTAGAGCTTGCTATTATGGGACTGCCTGCAGTGGTAGTCTATAAAGTGACTTTATTAAACTATTTAATAGGTAAATATATATTAAGATTAAAATATATATCTTTGCCAAACTTAACAGAAAATAAAGAAGTTTATCCAGAACTTATTGGAAAAGACTGTAATGAAAAAAATATTTTATCGAAGATAAAATATATGTTAGAAAATATAAACAGTATCAAAAATGACATAAAAGAAATAAGAGAAAAACTTTACGGTAGAGAGATAACAAAAAATTATGGGGATTACATTTTGAAAGGAAAAAAATATGTTCAAGGATAA